The Drosophila biarmipes strain raj3 chromosome X, RU_DBia_V1.1, whole genome shotgun sequence genome includes the window gcagtgcATCTTCGAGTCGCACAAGCACTTCCCCGCCCAGCTGCGCAATTGCTTCGCCACGTTCCGCGAGCGGCTGCAGCAGCTGGGCCGCCAGGACATGGCCGACAACCTGATCTCGGCGAGCATTTTCCTGCGCTTCCTCTGCCCGGCCATCCTGTCGCCGTCGTTGTTCAACATCACCACCGAACTGCCCTCGGCTCGCGCTACCCGCAATCTCACGCTGGTGGCCAAGACCCTGCAGACGCTGGCCAACTTCACCCGCTTCCAGGGCAAGGAGAACTTCATGGAGTTCCTCAACGATTTCCTCGAGCAGGAGGCCGCCCGCATGCAGCAGTTTCTGGAGATTATATCCACACGGCCGGAGCACCCGGCCCCGGACTCGATACTCGATTGGGCCGGCTACATTGACCAGGGCAAGCAGCTGTCCATCCTGCACAGCCTGCTCAGCGAGAGTCTGGCCAAACTGCCGGAGGCCAGGCAGCACGAGCTGGATCCGCTGCAGCACATTCTGGACGAGATCAGCCGGGCCAAGGAGCATGGCTTGGGGACGGCTCTGCCCGGCGGATATCTGCCGGCCACCTCCTCCACGCACTCTATAGCCAGCGAGAATCAGGAGAATCGCAATCCGGGCTCCTCGGGCTCCCATGCGGGCTTCAATTCGGAGCAGTTGCTGCCTCAACAGAGCCAGCTGGCCCAGCCACAACATGCTATTGTCAGCAAGCCCCTGTCGGCGGAGCGTGGCATTATAAGGGGTGTGCTCACACCGAATTCCCTGGAGAAGAATATCTTCAGGTACAATGATCCCACGGTTAATGGTgtgctgcaacagcagcagcagcagcagcagcagcaacaacaacaacaacaacagctgcaACAGCATGCCCACCAGCAACAGCCTCACCACCAGCATCCCCTCCAGCTGCTCTCCAATTCTCAAAGCTCCATTGCTGGCAACCAATATATGAGCTCGCCTGGAGGCCTGCAGCATGCCCAATCGCAGACCTCGATGGCGTCCTCATCGctcaacggcagcagcagcaatctGATGCATGGCCACCAGCAGCATGCCCACCACCCGCAGCAAATGCATCCACACCACTGCCCGCCGGCGCCGCAGACGAGTGCCTCCAGCACCATGGAGCGCATGGATCGGATGAACTATCCGCCGTACATGGCGCACAATGGCAATGACTACGAGGCCAGCACACCGTCGAGCACTCGCTCCAGGACACTGCCCcgcaatggaaatggaaatccCAATGCCAATGGCAACatgagcagcaacaacaaccagagCGGCAGCTACGACGACATGCACGGCGAGTTCCAGATCCAGATCTCCGGGCTCGATACGAGCAGTGCTTTCGTCTGCAAGTCACCCACACCCATGATGAAATCCGGTTTGGGTCCAGCTGGAGCGGGACGAGGCCACCACAAGCTGAATCTGGGGATACCCGATCATTCGGGTGGCTATGGGCGCGGCGGCAACAACCTGAATCCCAACTCGAATATGCCCAAGAACCTGGAGGATCTCGACGATCTGTTCAAGTACGCCGAGGAGCACGACGTGGCGGAGCCGGCAAACCAGCACCATCACAGCCAGCAGAGTCAGCAGAACCATCAGGGTGGTTCTCACCTCAAGCCCGCCGCCGTTCCCGGCAAGGAGCAGCTGTCGGCGAAGAGCAGTCACTGCAGCTCTGGCTACCAGAGCATATCCACGAATCCCTCGCCCTCGCAGTCCTCCAGTCCCGTGGAGAGCCAGCTGAAGGCCGCGATGGGCAGTCACAATGCGCCGCTGGCCTTCAAGAATCCCTCCTACCAGCTGCAGCCCCAAACTGGCTCGTCCAGGTCTTCGGCTCCAAGCAATCcccaccagcaacagcagcagcagcaacagcagttcGGAAGCCGCTTAAAGCCTTTAGGAGGTGGTCTGGTGGCTGCCCGGGCGGCCTTCCTCAACAGCGGTGGAGCCCTTGAGGCGGCGGCCACCTTGACCCCCAGTTCCTCGGATGAACAGCTCTCGGCGGATAACTACGCGGTATATAGTTATGCAGCTGCGGCAGCGGCTGGAGCTGGCATGTCCACCAAGCTGGAGGCTCAACGCTCGctcagcggcggcagcagctccTCCACCTCGGCATCCGCGTCCACCTCGAATCTGGGCAAGAGCGGTGGCTTCTCCGCCTATGGGCGGCTGAACGGACCGCTCAAGCGGGAGGATGTCTACGGCAGTGGCTACGGCGGCAGCAGTGGCAACGTGGGCTACGGCCTTTCCACTTCCACTGGCGCCGGACACCACCAGCATccccaccagcagcaacagcaacagcaccagctgcagcaacagcacagGGAACGGGATCAGGAGCTGAAGCAGTATGCGGGCAGTGTGGCGGGCAGCGTGGGATCGGCCACGTCGGCGGCCCAGAGGCGGCTGAGTTTGGACTCGGCGCGCACGCTCTCCGACAGCAGCACGGATACGGAGGGTGAGTTGTGAACGTACGTACCCAGGACCATGTAACTAACTTGAGACATTCCCCCATTCCAGGACACTGCAATCAATTGCAGGAGGGAAAGCGACGCAGGCAGTTGCGCAGCAgtggcggcagcggcggcggaggaggaggaacgGGTTCGGAACAGGGATTGGGCAAGAGCTACGACCAGAACGGGGAGatccagctgctgcagcagacGCTGGACACGCTCTGCCACACGCTCGACCGGGACGAGGCGGAGCTGCGCGACTCCAGTGACGAGCTGTTTGGCCTGCAGCGGCCAGCGGGCAGCGCCGGCAGCAACGGGTCGAACAACCTCAGCCTGCAGTCGGAGTCCACCATGCGCAGCATCATCGACAGGTAGGCCATGAAGACCATGATGTGACCAAAATGGGTTGCAGAGCTGCAACCTGCATGCCTCAAAACATTGTCTTTCGGCCGCCGCTACAACGTTTGCCAAGACCCACTGAAGAAGCCCTCATTTTGGTCacaattgaaataaatttgaagaaATAATCCTTCAGTGGAGAACCTAATTCAAGTTTCTTTCAATCCTCCTGCAGACTCATCACCATGGAGGAGGAGTTGCGCCGCGAGCAGCTGAAGATGTCGCTGGCGCTGTCCCACAAGCAGCGGGTGATCGAGGAGCAGGGCCAGCAGATCGCGGCACTGGACGCGGCCAACAGCCGGCTGCTCAGCGCCCTGACCGCCCTGCGTCAGCGGTACGAgacccagcagcagcaacagcagcagcaccaagcACCACCAAAGACCCAGAAGCCACAGTGAGCGGATGGGGGAAGAAGGGCGGAGATAGGAGGAGGATTAGGAGGAGTCCGGGACCGCGACCGCGACCCAAACTGACGGAGGCATCTGTGTTCCACACACAGAATGCAAGCACGTGGACACGTCGCGGTTCTGTCTTAAGGATacctttttgtttatttttttagctattttttttgtatgctACATAAATTATACTAcgtgtttaatatataattacaCATAACACATACATTATACATAATTTCTCAACATATGTTTAAAACCGCAAAATGTGAAATGCAAAACGCCGCTGCAAAAGCAGTAAGATAATCCCCAGAAGATCGGAGCATGGAAGtgaagaagaacaagaacaAGTTAAGATaatgaataaaattataacCAAAGTTAGACAAAAACTCATGATTtaccaatttattttcaaacctAGGAACTGTTTGTGTTGCAAAAGGGGTTATTTGTTCGGCGATGCTGATCAGCCTCCAATGGTTCACCACAAGAAGGGGTTATTTTTGTCCAAAATCCCGTTGGCCagtttttggacaaaaaataaGCATTTTTTTGCCACCATCCTGCGAAACAAGGTCAGAATGGCGAATGTCgcacctcgttgagctcgtaattAAATTCCGAATCGATTGGCTTTCAAACCTggaatctttatttttttgccattttcatGTCAACATGACCAGTGACCAGGCTCCACAATGAGCCTGACTGTGGCGTTATCTTGACCGCTGTGCATAAGATGTTAGCGGAGACATCCTCCTCGGCAGCAAGTACACCCACCTCAGTACCTGCCAATGTAAAGTATAAAAGCAATCTGAGTGAAGCCCCGATATTCAACCATAGAGGGCGGTTGTGATCACGACCCTAAATGTAGATGGAGCCAGAAAACCTTAAatacattcaatattttaagGAATTGCCCAAATAAAGAGCTTGTTTCTAAACATTCAAGAAATTTTTAGTGCTCATAATGAAGTAGGAAAGGTGGCCTTTCGACCTTTATGTAGTCACACTTAACTTTGTATTGCAGCTTTCGAGGAAATAGCTTGGGGCAGCGAACAATGGAAAACCGATCCATTGAAACTAAACAAACTACAAAGATGTTAAATATCGAGCCAATAAAGTAAAGTGAATAATACAAATGATATATTTAAGCCGATCGCTCGGCGGGGAGCCAGAATATGGGTTTCCGATGGCTAACAATCGGTAATCAAGCTCAAATGCGATCGGCCTGCTTTGTCAACGGCTTTTTGTGTGTGGGGAAACCAATCATTTTTCTTCCCAAAGAGGGGCTATAAATTGTAACGGAAATCTGGCTAGGGGATCCCGATCCCCCGAAGgtgggggcgggggcggggggcGCCTCTGCGACTGCTGATGGACTGGCCAGTCGACTTTTGACGCCTCCTTTGTCTTCCCTCGGCTCTTTGTGGCCGCTGCTGCCTCGTTGGCTGCGGCTTTTCGTTTTCCCAACCGTCTTGTGattaattacattttcctTTGCCGGTTTTCTCTCTGCCCgcttttcaattcaattttggCCTCATCGTCAGCCTCATCGTCAGCGTCACttcttgaaattaaattttgattaatTGCAGTCGGCACTTTGTTTCGGTGTTTTCGAGTGCGGCGCTACGGGAAAAGTGTTTTGCAGCCTGCGACTCTGCAATCGGAATTCGCTGCACTTGCCCCGCTCAACCCCGACCACTGGCCCGTCACCCCCCCGCTGGTTGTCGGCTGAGAGAAGCGGAGGGAAAACCTTCTCGAGACGAAATAATTTTCAGGTGtgaaaaattttgaaatgcGCTTTCAATTTGCGCTGCCGACGCGAGAAGATGGCTCGGAAGGGCAGGCGACGCAGGCGCAGTCGGAGTCGGAGCCGCAGATGGAGATGTGGAAGCGGAGTGCGCCCCATTAACGCAGCAACCAAATAAAGTCATTACCAGTGCTCGGGTTCCGAAAGGGAAGGTCTGGGGCgggtgcactgggaaaataaaagtgttaCATTGGAAGAGGTCCTTCAAAAACGAGAAGTTCTCGGAGCAGGAAAACTGACAGCTGTCCGTCTCTTTTACCTTACAAACCTACAAAATCAGGCTTTTATTTGGAATAAAATAGTCAGTACTAATTTTATTAACCGCCATCTCTGATTGGGTTTTCAGTATGATTCAATGAAaacattattaatataaaattaggaAATATATTTGAAGATCGGGTTCTAAGAAAgccatttcaattaaatccgACCTGTAGTATTTAtagaaagttttaaaaaatggtaaagcATATTTAAATCCATATTTAATCAGGAACAGCAGTACTTTTATGTTCTAAGGGGTATCTTAATAAGGTTTATCCCTAAAATGCATTCCCTGAGATACGGTGTTTTAAAAAGCCTTCAAATCGAACATGTatattaaagtatttttacaCAGTTTATTAAGGAGCAAGGAGCAACTCAGCCACTTTTCCCTCAGTGCCAAGGCACAGGTAAGCTGCTTCTAATGCGCCCCAAACAATTTGCAACGTAGGCCGCGGCCACACCTACCTGCTGCCAATGGCCAACATGCAATGTGCCGTCCGAAACCACCGCCCCCTGGCAACCTCCCCCCTGCGCCCACAAGAGCCCTCTTTATAGACCTAGCTCGTTTGCAGGAACCACTCCACTCCGTCCAGTTACCTTCGTGTCTTGTGGCTAGCTGCAAGTCCAACTCGAGGACCGAGATCAGATAACTCAATTATTCGCGGCGTAAACAAATGCTGCCTTTCAGGGTTTTTAGCCAACATCCCGTCCATCTGCAGCACCCCAGCACCCCACCACCGCACCACCCAGCACCTCCCCCCCTGGGAAGGGCAATGGAACGGAGTCGAATGGGATGGGTTATTATCCCAGGCATAAATGGATTGTAAACGTGATTTTTATAGTCATTTAGCATAATAATGCATTTTATGGTTCGGCCAGTCGGAGCACTCGCTCTGTCTCGCTCCAACGCCCTACGTGGTCCATCtcgccctctctttctctcctCTCCTGCCAGCTTGCTGTTTCCCTCGCCTGCGCCTCACCTTTGCGGTTTTCGCGTAAATTAAAGCCAACCTGGTGGCTTTCCTTGCTGATTAGTGCAGAGATTGGAACTGTGCCAAAGTGGCTGGGATAAATACGGCCGGCAGAGCCCTCAGTTACAAAATTTGATGGTATTTTAATAAGCCTGTTGTTGCTTCATGAACAggttaattttcaaatattcagATCGAAGAAAGCGCATTTAAGGACAGGGTAGGtactgaaaaataatattatacttCATCAGCCAGAACAATGCTATAGCGTAAAGTCTTTCCTGCCTGTCAGGAAGTGCTACAAAACATATTACCTAGTTGCAAGAACACGGTCAACGGAATAAATGCCGCGTAGCCACCTTTCTCCCTTGATCACAAGACCTCGCCGCCGCATGAACGCAAATCTCTCAAGCCAGTTGAACAGTCTTCAACTTTGCCATCGACTCTTTTAGCCAATTTGCGCCCCGTTCACGTTTGTTATTCACGCTTTTCAATTGAGAACACGCCGCCAGATGGGCTCCCTGCCCCCGCCCGGCCCTCCCCTGCCGTCCTGTCAGGCCCTCGCCGCCCCTGGCAGCCCCCCTCCTCGGGGGGATCACGGCCGGGGCCTCGTTTTATTGTTTGTCTTCTTTATTACAAGTTAAAGCGTAATTACTCAACAAATATGCGGCAATTTGCAAGCGAACAGCAAGTTCGGGCCGGCCACAGCCTCGGAGTCGGACTCCAGAGACGAGGCAGGGGGCGACTGGGAGAAGGGCCCGAAGAACCCAAGGGAGGACTCCGCCCGAGCCCGGCTCCGTGAGCTGCAGAAATCAATCGACCAAATGTCCGActgcaaatttgtttttatttatttcctacTCGGCCTGCGAAGCCGAAACCGGAGGTGTGCAGTGAAAAAATCGGGAAATCCTCCATCTTCCATTATATATATCCAATGTATGCAAACATCATCGATTACTGCGGTTTTCTCGTTATAATTCCCAATTGGTTCAGGTTCGCAACGGATTTTATCAGTGCTTTTCCCCAGTGGAGCCTAACCCAGAATCTCCTAAGTATGGTTTATAGTCCAAACAgttatttacattaattaataaaaaatattatacacaGAAACAATAAAATTGCAGATAAAATCACCGATTAACTgtgcttataattcccaatcaGTTCTGGCTTGCACGATATTACCAGTCACCATCGTTTTCCCCCAGTGGAGCCTAAACTGCGGCAGATACTGGCGGATGGATGGATGATTCCCCCGTGTGCTTGATGTTAGCCGACACGAGAAATGAAATGAAGTAATCCAATTTGCTCACCGGTTGTCCAACGCCAGTGGCCCAAGGTGCTTATTAGTGCCCGGCGACTCtgactccgactccgactctGGACCCTGGATCTGGGGCTCTGGGGCTCTGGCCTTGTCTTGACTGACTGCTGCTGCCTGATTTGGACTCCGATTCGGGGATCTCCAGCCCCAACGCCAGGCCCATCCTTAAGTTGCCCATAAAACGCTGTTAACTCCTGCATAAATCTCCATTTGATGGCGACCCTCCCAGCTCCGATTGCGGTTCCAATTGCAGTTCCAATCTGTTGCGGATGGTGTTAAGCGCTCGTCCCAGAGCCCGGAATTATTATCGAAATACTTATCAAACAATAAAGTAAACTCTCGGCCGCATGCAGATTTATATGATTTGTATTATATGGCGGGCGCTTATCCCGGCACCGATCTCGGACCGCACGCGACCTTCATAAAATCCGAAACAGGAGAgtaattttcaaattatttccagCAGCCGGGAGGGGGTGGCGCGGGCCAGGCACAAAGGACTCGCCGTCTCCGGGTGTCGTTTGACTGTCAGAAATGTCGAATGTTTATCAAAACAAGTAAATCGCATAAAAATAGAGCCATTGTCAGGGGTTCCCGGCTCGGGGTTCGGGGTTCGGGGCCCCCGGGGTCGTGCGCCCTGTCCGAAGGGAGGGTTCCTTTTCGGCCTGGTCCTCAGCTGATGCTGGTCGCCCGATTAGACGCATATAAATCGTACTTAAGCCATTATAAATTGTTATCCTATCATCCCATTGGACACAACTAACCATTTATGCGGCATGCTAGCGTCTCTCGCCTTGGAAACGAGAGGAAAGTCCAGGAGTCTATGGGGAAACTGGTATCTGGGaagtaaaatgtatattaaaatatttctggcATCAAGTAAAGTAGTGATCTCTGTGGACCAAATGTAACCTGATTTTCCGTTCTCTTGGTTAAAACACCTAAATGTAATAGTAACCTCTGTGAAATTGAAGCTAAAATATTGTAGTTTTGGATGCCTTGgcaatacatttatttattctagcAAATCAATATTTATCCGCCTCAAAACGATGCCTTTGTACGTCCTATTCTTCATCCCCAGCCTCATGTATCTCCGATTTTAGATGGCTTTACGTTGCAGTGGCCAAAACACGTCCCAAACATCTCCGGTAATCCCGCCCGCTGGTCCCCGTCATCCGGCGTCATCTTCTCACGCTCTAAACAACTATTAGCAGACCACTTTACAGGCAATACCCGCTAAGCCCGACCGCGGCGAACGACTCCCAGGCAGTCGCTAATCCTCGTCGATTGCTCACTTTAATGCCGGCCACCCTCCGCCGAGACTTCCGATTTATATTCCCGTTCTGATTCCATTCCTATGCCGActtttcctcctcctccccgcCCACTCCGACCCCCagcccattttccatttcccatttcccagctCTTTGTTTACGTCATGTTGTACATGTTAAGCCGACAAATCGGTTGCGATTGATTAAAGTGCGAGCCGCACGGGTTCCGTTTCCATCCCTCCGATTGCTATCTTGACTTCATTTTCGGTATTGGTCTCTCCAGCTTTGGCTTCGGTTTTGAATTTGGGTTTCGGGATTGGGACTCCTGATGTTTTGGTCCTTGGAAGTCTGACAAAAGCCGCTGCGCGTCTCGAAAGGTAAGCCGCTGACGGCGTCCACCTTGCCTTGTCTGTCACCTTCCACTGCACTGAAAGAAAGGGCGTTCACATCTCAGGGCTTCATTAATAATGTGTAAAGGCTTAAAGATATTTCAGATAGGTTGCTCTTTGAAAGCATTGTGATTATTTCCTGTTAGGCCGATTTCTGTATAACTTCTATTAGAATCGGATACTTggataataatttaatttataattttaaaacatttcccAGTCGGAAGATGATTTTGAACACGGATGAATACTTTCCCCGCTTTTGTCCTTTACTCACTCTTAACCAACACTGTTTAAAAACAGTTTACTAACACTGTTTAATAACAGTTTAATAATAGTGTTCAACAACACAGTTTTTTGACAGTTTGATAACGctgtttaaatactttttctaAATGTAGTGTTAAATAACAATGATATTTATGTAAATCGGCCAAGAATCTATTTAATTTCTTCCACAAAATATTCACCTTTCCCCTTTTTTGAAGTACCCGAAATTTGTTGTCAGTGTGCCTGTTGTCCTTTTTCGCTGAGCGCGTGAAATTTGTCATATCCTTATCGGCACCCTGCCTCCGATGCTGGTGGTTAGTTTTGCATGAGGCACGTCGGCCAAGGAGGCGTGAAATATGCCCGGAGTTACCACGTCCCCGGAGAACGGGGAGCGGAATCTGGAACGGAATCTCGGACCGGAGGCGGAGCTCAGCCGAGTCCTCTGCGGTTTCGCTAGCCGTGAAATCGCTGCGTGCGCCCGGCTCGGGCGGCTGTCGGGGATTTGCGACTTACTTGCCTAGATGCACATCGAATCGTCCCCGGGCGGGTTGCGCCTCCAACCCCCAGTGCGGGGTCACCACTGCGGCAGATGCAGAAGTGGCACTTGCCAGAAACGAATCAGTTCTTACGGGTTTAAATATGCTTCTCTGATACTTGAACTTAATCGGGGTCACCACCTCAAAGAAACACGTAATATTTTACCTAAAGTTTCCTAATCACTCCAACTTAGATACATGCTCTAAACATTTTAGGTGTACTTTCCAGAAACAAAGCAGCgtaatatctaaaataaatCGGGGTCACCACTTGAAAGAAAAGCGCATTATTTTCCTGTGACGAGAACATATTCTAAATCATTACAATCCTTATGGGTTAAATATTGTTGTGTTTTGGAATCAAACAAATTGTCTGGATTGGGGTCACCAACTCTCAAATCGCCGACTACTTGGCTCCAAACTCTTGATATAAAACCAGAACATTACATGCAAAATGGAGTTCATCAAGTCGTCAACCTGCGATTGGATACTTCCCATCCACTCGACGGGGTCACCACCGGGGATGAAAAAGCGAGATGACGGTCTGTGGGAACCCGCCATTGTTGGAAGTACAGTTGCAGCTCTCGCGGGCGGCGAGAGGGGTTTCGAGGGGCTGTTGCAGGTTGCGAGTATCGCAATTGAACGCTCTGCACTAATTACTTTCGCAATTACGCGCGTAACGAACGCCGCCCCTCGCCTCCGTCTGGGGAGCCGAAATGCGTTCGCACTTCCCATCATTAGGCCCCCTTTCGAGCACCCCCCTGGCATATTAATCAAATTAGCTCCAATTTTTTGTTTCACCACCGCCTTTGGCTTACTGTTAGGCGTTTAATTTACCTTTTCGCCCGTTTTGTTTCGCTTTTTCTGTGCGCTTTTTCTGATCGCTGGAATCATTTTAATTGATGTCGCTGCTGATGAGCGCCCCTCCACCTCAGCCCCTGCGACCTGCACTTCCTCCCATGGACTGAGAGAAAATACTACTACTATGTTTGTGATCATCAGCGATGCAATAATGAAACGTTTCTAAGTAATGTAGTAGACTTCATTAGACTTTTGGGCTCTTGGACTTCTgcatttgaaacaaataaattaatattggttttgtttacattttgttttttaaatatatgtatactcacttcaaaaatgaatttaatttatttttgtataaccATAAAAAGATTagtttataattaataataaaacaaaacaaatgcaCTTGCTTACATCCCGGAAAAGACACATATTATGCCAtcatatttgtaatattttttctgcCCGTGTGCCGGCGATTGAGTTGTCAACTCGACTGTGCCCCACTGCGGATGGGGAGGCGTGGCCGGGGGCGGGGTGGCCAAGATGAAGCCTCAGTTGGGGCGTTGATGACATTAATAAACGCAATGCGAATATGCAAAAAAGCGGCGTGGAATGCGCGGCGGCAACCACAAGAAACCCAAAGAAGCCACAATGTTAATTACCGCCGAGCAGGGGAAAAACGAGGGAGCGACGAAATTGTAACAGTGGCAAAAGTGGCAAAGGCCCCCAGCCCCCGGGGACGAGGAGGGGCGTGGTCCGCAGCTGGACCAAGAGCTGCAAAAAGGGCGAGCCCACTGGCCAAGTCGGGCTCCTTCGGATGGCATCGGGATCGGCATCGCAACTGGAGCGCAGAAAGCGCAGCCCAAGGCCGATCAGGTGGCGCATTTAATTGCCCCAGAGTGGTGGCCCCCTTTTCTGTTTTGGGTGACGGATAGGGCCAGGGCACTGTGGGATCCTCTGGAGAGTTACTTCTTTAGTTCCCCTGTATTTCTTACAAAATAGAGATTTCCAGGTCATCGGAAGTGACCCAAGTGATGAATGATCCCCAAACTGCAGAGTTATAGATATACCAATTTGTTTTCCTTAAAAGTACCAGTGATTTTCTGgtgctttattttaaaacgcCCACCTTAAAGTTAGAAAGAGTGttgtaaaagtttttaaacattaaagTGCCTGTTaaaaccctttaaaatattctagaATAACAAGTTATTGTGCAATGagtacaaattttattaaatatactaCTACGTTCCTCAAAAAGTGTCAGTGCTATGTagctattttatattaaaggtCCACCTTAATAGTGTTGTAAAAGCATTTGAACATTTATAGTGCCCTTTAAAAACCTTGAAATAAGCATTCTAGAATGTCAAATTATTATGCAGAAATCAtgaagtttgtttttttttaaccatttacCCAAATTCTGTCCACAAAAATACAGGATGCTCGAAAAACCCTGggcaaattaataattataattaattttatagccGTATTGAAAAGTCCCGATGTTGTTGTGCTGCATTACATCGTCGATCTCGCTAAAGATACTGCCTCCTCTGGTGGGAGTACACGTAAGCTTGGTTCCTCGACTCTGGCCACGGCCACGCCCCTGCCCACTCAGGTGAGTCCAGGGGCGGAGGTGGAGTGGGAGGCGGAGGAGTGGAAGTGGTGGAATAACAGAGAAAAAGGCCGCACCATTTGCGGCTAATTTTGTAAATCATGATATcgtaattaatttttgcagCCCTCGCGCAGCGAACACAACGACGTGGAAAAGGGATCCGCGTCGGCGTTGCCCCTCCCCCTTCCCTACCCCTGCCCCGCTGCCCCTGACTTTTACTCGTTTTTAGCCAGAAATCCTCGGAGTCAGCATAAATCGGAGGAGTC containing:
- the LOC108023393 gene encoding ras GTPase-activating protein raskol isoform X14; this encodes MGRRTYLSRASALSYPSRVEGWLDVCETEGELTRLIKTLPWGPLYCVLQQDDQTFTAYCSEEISRGDVCYEDIPRVRLDRVRRPAKALWDGPPTLAEENEDSDSCVGGGGGMSGINDIVLNTTLYSELDTSYEKACRRGSAPTTPILGSKQHQTESNATSRFTNFFSKKSNPLKRTKSVTKLERTKRGSGGLRGSRSHESLLSSHAVMSTIDLSCTGAVGVAPVHQSVLGRRHCFQVRGGPRGERYYSCGSRQERDLWIYSLRKSIAPNAEHTRRTDNSLKMWVYEAKNLPPKKRYFCELQLDKTLYGRTSVKLQTDLLFWGEHFDFPDIPEINVITVNVFREVDKKKKRDKYQFVGSVKIPVHEVTSRVPCEQWYPILSDKAGDSLGRTSGGGGSGSKDKEQLPTLRIKCRFQSTDILPINVYANFLAYLKENYKRVCETLEPVIGVKAKEDIGQALVLLMHAQGLAGAFLTDVVALDLLRVGDQRLTFRGNSLATKSMEAFLKLTGEQYLQDTLSAPINELIQSERDCEVDPTKASGSSAGSLQRQQAALRGAVRGAWQCIFESHKHFPAQLRNCFATFRERLQQLGRQDMADNLISASIFLRFLCPAILSPSLFNITTELPSARATRNLTLVAKTLQTLANFTRFQGKENFMEFLNDFLEQEAARMQQFLEIISTRPEHPAPDSILDWAGYIDQGKQLSILHSLLSESLAKLPEARQHELDPLQHILDEISRAKEHGLGTALPGGYLPATSSTHSIASENQENRNPGSSGSHAGFNSEQLLPQQSQLAQPQHAIVSKPLSAERGIIRGVLTPNSLEKNIFRYNDPTVNGVLQQQQQQQQQQQQQQQQLQQHAHQQQPHHQHPLQLLSNSQSSIAGNQYMSSPGGLQHAQSQTSMASSSLNGSSSNLMHGHQQHAHHPQQMHPHHCPPAPQTSASSTMERMDRMNYPPYMAHNGNDYEASTPSSTRSRTLPRNGNGNPNANGNMSSNNNQSGSYDDMHGEFQIQISGLDTSSAFVCKSPTPMMKSGLGPAGAGRGHHKLNLGIPDHSGGYGRGGNNLNPNSNMPKNLEDLDDLFKYAEEHDVAEPANQHHHSQQSQQNHQGGSHLKPAAVPGKEQLSAKSSHCSSGYQSISTNPSPSQSSSPVESQLKAAMGSHNAPLAFKNPSYQLQPQTGSSRSSAPSNPHQQQQQQQQQFGSRLKPLGGGLVAARAAFLNSGGALEAAATLTPSSSDEQLSADNYAVYSYAAAAAAGAGMSTKLEAQRSLSGGSSSSTSASASTSNLGKSGGFSAYGRLNGPLKREDVYGSGYGGSSGNVGYGLSTSTGAGHHQHPHQQQQQQHQLQQQHRERDQELKQYAGSVAGSVGSATSAAQRRLSLDSARTLSDSSTDTEGHCNQLQEGKRRRQLRSSGGSGGGGGGTGSEQGLGKSYDQNGEIQLLQQTLDTLCHTLDRDEAELRDSSDELFGLQRPAGSAGSNGSNNLSLQSESTMRSIIDRLITMEEELRREQLKMSLALSHKQRVIEEQGQQIAALDAANSRLLSALTALRQRYETQQQQQQQHQAPPKTQKPQ